The genomic window TTCCTTGTCCTCCTGCCTGTTAATACCGTTTCCTGAAAGGTTACCTTGTCTTCGATTTATTATCTTGTATGTAACTGTTTACGTATATGTTGTGTCCCCTATTAAAGCATAAGCTCTTTGGGGACAGGGACtgctttacttttgtctttgtatcactagcacctaacatagtgcttggcatgtgGATGCCTAATAGATGCTCTTTAATGGATTGATTGAGGAATTGGGGAAGCCCTCCCCTATTTGAAACCAGTGTTCCTTTGTGAATAGTGTTGAATGAAGCTATTAACTTTATTATGGATtaacttttacaaatgaggataacCTGCCAACAGGCAAAACTCTCCTTTCTTCAGGTTGCTATAGCAGCTTCAGGTTGTGGCAGACCCTCCATTGCAGACAACAGCCTCAAGCCCCCTGGATAAAATGACTCTTGCAGGTATGTACCATACAataaggataaataggaaatgaaggGAAGTGTAAGAGAGATGCTGAGGTAATTTGCAAAGATGTATTGGATAGGTTAGGGTAGGATTGGGTGAGATGTGGCCTACCTACTCCTTGATTCTATCCACTTGGGGAGGGTGAGTGACAGCTATGCAGGACCCCAAGAGGAGAACAGGGATGAACTCGTAGCAAAATTCAACCTTGGCTTTTATAACCAAACAAAAAGCAATTCCCAAATGCTTTACTATTtactctatatattttacatttgctcttttgtggactttttttttctctcctaataGACTTCTTTCCTAATATTCTTCTTGGGAGAagaggctgtttcatttttctttgtatccatatcACCCAGTGCATAGctagtgcttaatacatgtgTAATGAACTTAATTTAAACAAGTTACATTAAAGGCAATGAGTGATCAGAACAGCTCGCCAAGTCCTTTATTCAACAAAGAattgttaagcatctactctgtacaAGGCACTGAGAGGAATTTAAGGATGCATAAAATCTATGTCAGGGAGTGAAAGATATGTACATAAATAACTATTATGATGCCAGGTAGATGTAATGTGTGCTATGAGGAAGTAACAGGGTATAGACTGggtctatgattttattggtgtacaGAAATTCTttgtatggaaactccctccaccaatgcagatcagcaacccTCCTGTAACATATAGTCTAAGAGAGTTGCCTGAAGAACTGAGAGGGTAAGTCATTTGCTCGGGGTCATATTGCCAGcatatgtcagagatgggatgaGAAACTAGTCTACAGGCCCTCTGTACCCATGGCACCATGCTGCTTTTTGGTAAATGAcagaagaaagattttaaaaccgAACTTTGTGGGTTCAGAAAAGGAAGGATCTTTGTCTTTCACATGTCTTCCTGACATTTGCCAGAACTGTTATGTGTCAAGTTCAGCAAATGGGTAGGGTTAGAATCACTCCCCTTATAAGCATCGACTCTATGGCCCACTCTTTCCCACTAGGGAAGACTCAGAGGACTCTTGGGACTTACAAGCCACAGAGGAATGAAAATGGAGTGAGAACTTTCCTCCCCTCACACATCCCACAGTAACTGTACATTGTCCCTAGGAACTAGACTAAATGTACGTATCTTGCAAAATGAGGTTCTTGTCCTAAGGACCTAaaggcaaagaaaggaggaagtggGACCTCCTAGCAGAGTTAGTAGGGCTGGGGAGTATTCAGGCTAAAAAGGCCCAGAGAGCAGAGTAGGGATCTGTAGATTTGGTGTGAGGACCTGGGATCTCAATATCCTTTCCCAGAGAtgctccccactccccactctgAAGCTTGGGTTTCAGAGTAGTTGCCAGGGAATAAGCAAGGGGCTCTAGGAAGAGAGTTAAGGgggtgaaaaagaaagagaaaaatgtcttCTCTCACCAACACCCAACAGCTCATGTGTCTGATGGACCCCTGAAGGTGCAGTAAGCTGAAGACAATAAAGTGCAACATAAAGGGGCCTGGCTCTGCCAGTTACTCATTGGGGAATAGTAAAAAGTGTTGGCCTTGGAGCTTGAGGGACTTGATATACATTCCAGTCCTGCctcaagtcacaacctctctgagcatgtttcctcctctataagatgagggaactggactagatgacctaggAGATCTCCGCCAGATCtaaataaatctatgatccaaaacAATCATTCTAtttttgaggaaatggaggcccagaggggaaggaggattcatctagtctaatcatttctaagatcccttactCATCGTGTAGGaccttccctctctgagcctcagtttccttgtctgtgaaatgacAGTGTTGGAAtatagacttagagttggaagatatTCCAAAGGTCACTTAGTctacttttacaaatgaggaaacctcCCAATATGGCGTAGGTAGCAAGTGTCCAGGCTGGTATTTGAACCCAAAGTCAGCGATTCTCCTTCATCATAATGCATGATGGCTAAGGTCCCTTCTGAGATTTCGGGTATATTTAACAGGCGAGCAAAGGCATGTGTGTTGGGGAATGGTGGAGGTAACCCTAAACTCACCATATGAGCTCTATTTCATAGACTGGGGAATCAAAATGGCAGGAGATGGGATAGGGGGATGTGGGGGTGGCAGTTGTAAGGCAGAGCTACTGGGTGTGGGGAAATTTACTCTCAACTTGATCCCACATGGACACTTTGAGCTTAGACTGAAGAccttgcaaagtgttttgcaatttcaGTGAATTCCTGGCCAATGTTTCCACAGCTTataaagagaagatgaaagagcTCCCCCTAGTGTCCCTCTTCTGTTCCTGCTTCCTGGCTGATCCCCTGAATAAATCTTCCTATAAATATGATGGTAAGTGACAAGACCCTGAATCTGAAAGCCGATGGCCAAGGGTCCTGGAGATCTTTGTACCCCTATAATTCACCCCAATGTCATAGCAAAATTCTATACTATAGCCTTCTTCTTTTGCCAAATTACAGTCAAATCCCTGtgacatacatataaatacatatgtacatcatacacacttatacacacctgtatacacacatgcacatatatatcatCCACACagagtgaaaagagccctggctCTCAGATCagagaacccaggttcaaatcatGTTTATGATACTTATaccctgggtgaccttggacaaattatttaactcctctgggtctcagttccctcatctgcaaattgaagGCGCTGGACGAAATGGTATCTGAGGTTGCTTCTAATTCCAGTTGAGTATGAGAGTCTAGAGAGCATGATGAAGACATAAATGTGTGCCTATAGTACTAGGGAATATTTAGGAAGTCCCAACAAAGTTGCCTTTTAAACTCTCTCAAAGAGAGGTGAATGGTAACAAATTCATAAGAGATTGTCAGTTCCTTGACAATGAGAGATCTTCAAGGTttctgggagagggaggaaagatcaTATTTAGCTTAAAGAGAAAGAGACTGGATGAAGCAGCCCTCCTTAACTGGATAAGATTTTTCTAGCCATCTTAGGTTGGTGCAGGGGAGTTAAAAAGAAGGAGACAATGGAAAGAGAGTAGGAGGAAAAGCTGGAAGTATTGCACCCAGGATGTGTGTGGATTGGTTGGTAAACAATAGGTAGATGAATGGTGGGTGGAGAAAAATGTAGCAAGTGTTGACTATATCACAGTGTATGACCAGAGTTTTTTGCTGGCCCATGTCATGGAGAGTTTACATTTGAAAGGCTTAAAAAAGGTGCTGATGGGATTGACATTGATGCTGATATTTGTCATGATTCGGGATGCTTAGGTCCCATGCACAGTTGATGACTAGGTGGCTCCTCTTTGACAGGTTAAAACTTTTCTCTGATTTAAagcattcaacaaacatttattaaacatttgctatgTGCTAGCTACTAGGGAcaagtacaaagacaaaacaaaatgtcCCTGCCTTTAAAGAGTTTACGTTCTGTTGATCACAATCTCTCCTAGCTCCCTAAGATCCATCTAACTGAGGGGTTAGGTTAGAAGCTTTGTATCCCGGCTTCTCAAGACTGACCAAAATTAAAGAGAAATGTCTTAGGTCTTTATTCCTGACTTTGTTCCTGttttgtatgtgttttatatttgcatatgtgtatttacatgtatTGTGTATTGTGTTTCCTCTCTCATTACAAAGTAAGCTATTTGAagatatggatataaatatatatgtatgtacatatgtacacagacACATATTATTTCTCCTATTAGAAaatgagctctttgaaggtagagaCTGTTTGGTTTTCATCTTTGCATACCCAATAGgaataacttaataaatgtttgttattggttggttgattgatcaCATATGCATTTATAGAGGTGTTTTAGGGGGAATCCACACACAAGCAAAGGAGAATCAGGTCTTCGAAATCGTTGCAGTAAACATCTAAGAACTCTTACGAGCAGGAAACCAGAAAGAAATTCTTGGAGGTTAAAAATCACTACCTTGGTCCCCCAGTAGTCTTCTGGCATACAGGTGTGCATATGCACAAGAGCATacatatgcaaacacatacacgcacacaccaTACACAACAGTATGTTCAAGTATGGCTGGGTCATAGCATCTGACTACCACCTTCTCTGCTCCTTACAGCAGACACTGTGGCTCTGAACTGGTGTGTCATTTCTGACATGGAAGTCATAGAACTGAATAAGTGCACCTCGGGCCAGTCCTTTGAGGTCATCCTGAAGCCACCCTCTTTCGATGGGGTACCTGAATTCAATGCCTCACTGCCCCGGCGGCGAGACCCATCCTTGGAGGAGATCCAGAAGAAGTTAGAAGCTGCAGAGGAGAGGCGGAAGGTGAGTTTCACCTCTTGCATCCTCCCTCCAAGGAATAGAAAGTTAGGAGAAAGGTGCCCTTTAAGGGCAGGGATATTTGGGGTGGGAACAGGAGAGAAGAATTAGGTCACACAATGatagatgaaaacaaaaaaataaaactcagcctagaacagagaagaggaggaaactgagtcaatcaAAAAGATTGGCAAGGGAAGTAGAAAAGAGATTTGAAGTGATGGCATAGGGCTGGGTTTCAACTAGAATCAATCTGTgaatatttttcagtcatttctcaatcatgtccaactttttgtgacccatttggagttttcttggcaaagatgctagattggtttgccattgccttctctagttcattttacagatgaggaaactgaggcaaacaggatgaagtgacttgcccagggtcacacaataagtgtctgaagtcagatttgaactcaggaagatgagccttcctgactctaggcctggcactctacctactgtaatgccacctaattgcctctaTAAATATTTACTACTGAGTACCTATTATTCGAGAGACACAGGACTAAAGGTGAGGAGGGATACAGAGAAACATAAGCCATAGTTCCCGCTCTCACAGAGCTTAGGAAGTAATCAAGGAAGGGATATAGACAAGTAAAAAGCAATCATACAACATTTTTAATAGATATGTTCTCTAATACAGTCTCTCCAAAGTCTAGTgtattttaagctattaaagctaaaaaatgcttaaaatagcTTAAAATTTGAGCTATTAAAGCTAAAAATGGTTTAAatagattaaaatttttaaattattaaagcttaaaatgcactaagacttttgggtcaTTCTACAtgaggcatatatatataatcaatatatgtgtatgtagataggtaaaattgtcattgaCACAGTGCTTTTAAGTTTGCAATATACCTTacatacatgatttcatttgagctTCAAAAGTACCCTTGAATAAAGTACTATAGATACTATTgttaccattttacagacaaggaaactaaggctcagatgttaattgacttgaccatggtcaaacagctagtgtcaGAAGAAGACTTCTTTGAGAAGTTCAGCATTCTATTCATATCACCATTCTTCCTGTCTTTGTATAGGCTGAGTGCCAAATGAAGGATCAACCTCAgctgtttttgtcattgttgttctggatctaggatttcatccgtgtggaaactctctccactgGTTCAGAACAGCCACTCATCTGTGATTTATAATCTCAGAGTTGCAGTGGGGCACTGAGggaataagtgacttgaccaggctCGCCTGGTGATGTCAAAAGCAGGACCTAAACctagagcttcctgactccaaagctggggTCTAGCCACTCTACCATATTTTGTCTCAATAGGGCCTTGTAGGAGACAACAAGGGGTTGAGGAAAAGTCCAACATGTTAGAGAAGGTATAAtgaaactggaaaaacaaaaaaagcatgcAAGAGCTCATGAGATATGGAAGCTGGGCAAATTAAGGAGAATGAGATAAAAGAAGCAGCAAGATGTGAAGTTCATGGGTGGTGGGACAACCCAAGAAATAAATCTGGTTGTTCTGAATTTCGGCCAAAAGGGAAGGTTCAAAGTCAGGAGTATTCGTGTTTAAGGTGAGGACAAACAGGTATAGCGTTAGCATACTAATTTTCATGTGCCACCTCCCCTTATCATGCTTCCCTAGTACCAAGAAGCTGAACTCCTGAAACACTTAGCTGAGAAGCGAGAGCATGAGCGGGAGGTGATCCAGAAAGccattgaggaaaataacaacttcATCAAGATGGCAAAGGAGAAACTGACACAGAAGATGGAATCCAATAAGGAGAACAGGGAAGCCCATCTTGCTGCTATGTTGGAACGTCTGCAAGAGAAGGTAAGTAGGTCCCAATGCAACTTGTAGTGCCTTTGACAGCAGCCTGCTTCCATATGTGGTGAGTAGCCATCCTACTGAGTGAGGGAAGAACCTCTTTTAGTTACTGGGATTTTTTAAGCAAGTGGAATTCTCTGagcattccattaaaaatatattcctattttatatatatacatatagatatgtatatagatatatataatatatgtgtatttatatactcacacacatatctCTAGGGTAAGAGTGggggaggaaagaataaaaagggaaaaagaaatttacatgataactttattatacgtttaa from Notamacropus eugenii isolate mMacEug1 chromosome 1, mMacEug1.pri_v2, whole genome shotgun sequence includes these protein-coding regions:
- the STMN4 gene encoding stathmin-4 isoform X2, which produces MTLAAYKEKMKELPLVSLFCSCFLADPLNKSSYKYDADTVALNWCVISDMEVIELNKCTSGQSFEVILKPPSFDGVPEFNASLPRRRDPSLEEIQKKLEAAEERRKYQEAELLKHLAEKREHEREVIQKAIEENNNFIKMAKEKLTQKMESNKENREAHLAAMLERLQEKEPPAAR
- the STMN4 gene encoding stathmin-4 isoform X1, whose amino-acid sequence is MTLAAYKEKMKELPLVSLFCSCFLADPLNKSSYKYDADTVALNWCVISDMEVIELNKCTSGQSFEVILKPPSFDGVPEFNASLPRRRDPSLEEIQKKLEAAEERRKYQEAELLKHLAEKREHEREVIQKAIEENNNFIKMAKEKLTQKMESNKENREAHLAAMLERLQEKDKHAEEVRKNKELKEEASR